The genomic window TGCTTTCTCGCAGCAAGACTTGAAAAGTTGTTCTTGTCAGCAATTGCTATACGCGGCGATTGATACTGTGCATGATAGACACGTTACTTGGACACTCGTCTTCATGCATGCTTTTCACTTCCCGTTCTCATCACTTCCTTGCTCCTTCTATCCCCAGCTATATAACATGCAATCCGCGATCTCCATTCCCTGCAGCTTTGATAGCACAATTTTCTGTCTGTAGTGACAAAATGGCTGTGAAAGTGAGGCTTTCTTTAGCAGTTTTAGTCTTCTCTCTTTTGGCTTTGTGCGTTGGAATAGCTAAAGCCAACAAAGACCCGGAACTAAAGGTTTGCGAGCACCAATGCAAAGAGCAACTGGGGTATGATGAGAGAGAGGTTGAGAAGTGCCTGAGAGACTGTACTGAGGAGCACTTCAGACGAAAGGAAGAGCGAGAGCGTGAAACAAGAGggacagaagaagaagatgatgatgaatggAGGAGCTTCATGGTTGATCCTGCAAAAAAGAAGCCGGGGCAGTGCCTAGAGGAATGCCAGAGGCAGGAAGGAGGAAAACAGAAATCGTTGTGTCGCCTAAGGTGCCAGGAGAAGTATGAGAGAGAAccaggaagagaagaagaggggaacatggaagaaaaggaggaagCGGGGAATCCCTATGTATTTGAAGATAGGCATTTGAAATCTGAAGTTGAGACTGAACACGGAAGAGTTCGTGTTCTTCAAAAATTCACGAAGAAATCAAAGCTTCTCAGAGGACTAGAGAATATCCGGGTGGCAATAATTGAAGCTAATCCTCAAACATTTATAGCTCCAACCCACTTGGATGCTGGGTTTGTTCTGTTTGTTGCTAAGGGTATGCCTGTGGTTTCTCATATAGCTACAATCTATCTGCAATTCTCTACTTGTTAACACattttatcactattttttgtCACAGTGATTATTTTTACTAACCAATAGTGTTTCATTACTGATTTGATACATTGTAGGACGAGGGGCTATAACTCTGATCCATGAAGAGGATAAACAGACCTTTAACCTTGAACGTGGAGATGTTTTCGGGGTTCCTGCAGGAACTACTTTTTATATGGTTAATAAAGATGAAAACGAGAAACTTCGTGTTGCCAAGATCCTTTGGCCGGTTAATCTTCCTGGCAATTTCAAGGTAATTAAGTGCAATGTCAAATTTTATCGATTAAGATTTCAAATAACAAAAGACTCACTGATGGTTGCTAACAAGACTGAATCCATAATCTATTGTTTTCAATGTTCCTATGGCTTAATTATAGATTACGATGGTTTTATGATGCAGGCATTCCATGGAGCAGGTGGTGAAGATGCAGAGTCCTTCTTCAGGGCATTCAGCTGGGAGTTGCTCGAGGCTGCTCTTAAGGTGAGTGCCGATTAGACCTGTAGTTGACTTTTCTCCATAAGAATTATGTTTAAGTTGGCTAATCCAGTCTTTCTCTGTCATGCCTGTTTATCAATTGATCAGACTGATAGAGGAACTGTCACGACCCGAtccccggatccatgaccggcacataggtaAGGTTCCCCttcaaggttccatacctatgcgaacccaaacttacacacaaacttatcataactcaatcagagttcgaCGTAgcataataacaaaataaatttcataatataattgaattgtcttaatacaagactttatataagttcagagttttggagcactaactagacataaaagaAAGGTACAAAGTATAACCAaaagagcaggttctgaaggtccaacaaaatgacctgctatcaagctataagcctgaaagggataaataatgagatggtgagttcaacaactcagtgagtagataacgttcaatatacacacacgaggtaatacagcaatgagaaatatatatacaagtatggctttaggttcttatggaagtgttctcaaattggccataacaagaagatcatatggtaaaactcgtcagaaaatcaaaatgcaatgagcatgaggctccgtactgtgggatgatcagtccacacaggttggtgactcccccgaccaactagggttcagatacgatgtgcacaaagactaacactaccctgttagcatgggtattctgactgacataccataggttcataatcataatcaaacaaacatatttatatctcaaagctcaactcatgacatcaatcaaatgaggagctatcaattcagaagtcaattcaaaatatatgttggttcatatcaagaattcagattcaataattgatcatgctttatcataacaaggataataatcaacatatatattatcaagaagcatgattcaattcatattaacaaatcaaatatttatactatttctcatgcatatggaaaattatccactcacctgactcaaaagcaacaaaactcaaagctgatatcgaagaaaatcctactgatgtcccgccggtagaatatcaagattatctgaatataaaggagacatattcaagaatgactcaaaagaatatatatatatatatatatatatatatatatatatatataacctatttaatacacttatctaagggtgtattccataaccctaaatgtttttagactaaactagttatttttctaaaaacccaaaatctaacggttttcccgaaatctaatccataataaaaacaactaataaaattggcaataattcactaaataacccttaattattcatcaaactaatCTGAAAAAGGTAATATTACAGAtagggactaatctgtaatttatcatattcttaagggttaaattgcaacttttgtcaaattggaggaccaaactaaaatttatcataaatccatgaatatactgaaattatgtccataattagtcctcatttctgtccagatcatctcattatactccaaggaccattctggaattttaccaaatttttagggtcaaattgtaatttttgtcaaattggaggaccaaattgaaagtgttaaattctcttatctatacaataattctgtccataattcatatgttattctgttcagattCTTGGAAtaggctccagggaccaatctgcaaattttccaaagtttggggactaaactgtaattttccaaaattgagggaccaaattgaattttcatcatcttcaacctccaactcAGAATTCTCACAGATTACCTACTGTACTTGCCAAATTTCTAACTCAacattcaccatttacacaattcataactcaaaatcatcacaatcttccataatcaactcattaatcaattacccacaacaatcaaccttataacattcaaattaaatcatcaatcaaacccaaaacacaaatttcataaccctaacatttatcaaaatcgaaattaaagcttaattaacatatatttatacataatcttacctttttacttattttctccaactcctttctatttcctttctaatttccctcttttctcttcttcttcttctttctcccttctcccttctctctcacggtttttcactcaaaatattcagatctcttcttcttcttctttttctttctatttatatttcttatgtttatctaattactacaatacccttatttatttatactccAACTTTTAAGCCTCCAAAgactttattgtattttcctaactctttatattcaaaacattacagGAAGGCTGGAGAGAATCTTCAAACAACAGCAAGGAGGAATTGTCAAAGCTTCCAAGGAACAGAT from Populus trichocarpa isolate Nisqually-1 chromosome 5, P.trichocarpa_v4.1, whole genome shotgun sequence includes these protein-coding regions:
- the LOC7464845 gene encoding LOW QUALITY PROTEIN: vicilin Cor a 11.0101 (The sequence of the model RefSeq protein was modified relative to this genomic sequence to represent the inferred CDS: substituted 1 base at 1 genomic stop codon), which produces MAVKVRLSLAVLVFSLLALCVGIAKANKDPELKVCEHQCKEQLGYDEREVEKCLRDCTEEHFRRKEERERETRGTEEEDDDEWRSFMVDPAKKKPGQCLEECQRQEGGKQKSLCRLRCQEKYEREPGREEEGNMEEKEEAGNPYVFEDRHLKSEVETEHGRVRVLQKFTKKSKLLRGLENIRVAIIEANPQTFIAPTHLDAGFVLFVAKGRGAITLIHEEDKQTFNLERGDVFGVPAGTTFYMVNKDENEKLRVAKILWPVNLPGNFKAFHGAGGEDAESFFRAFSWELLEAALKVRRLERIFKQQQGGIVKASKEQIQALGHGEEGGHGGGGLWPFPTGGSSGPFNIFDKDPVKRNNYGQLFEAKPKDSEQLRDLDLIVSLANITRGSMAGPYYNSKATMISIVLEGEGYFEMACPRNSSSGSSMGXIESEGSRRGKGGQTYQKTSSRLSRNSVFIVPAGHPVATVASENSNLEVLCFEVYAKGNVRYPLAGKWNVIGEMDREAKELAYGVPAKEVDQIFGKQQEEFFFPGPRRQRREGRAYA